In a single window of the Papaver somniferum cultivar HN1 chromosome 8, ASM357369v1, whole genome shotgun sequence genome:
- the LOC113302500 gene encoding ceramide kinase-like isoform X3, translating into MEINGDGYGEISAFDPEMKMDVNGGDELGLSPNLFLDNVGEVILTINSDELSWKSPASTDNNLNTKAETELKISDIYAVEFKNWGLIHQSVISSAGAALLVREHGVEMYRFAVHGFKRSSTKRSLWVLATYTFGNADLPTCQKWVDKINSFINKEVGRPKRLLVFVHPLSGKGNGCMTWGTVSPIFSRAKVKTKVIVTERAGHAFDVMTSLSSKELNSYDGVVAVGGDGFFNEILNGLLSSRHKAPYPPSPAEVIDSAKSSGSISHPTETTSEISQEYKEQDPLLSSEAPTRTGSGCDSCTTGESAPFPLPNERFRFGIPSGSTDAIVICTTGARDPITSALQIILGKSVRLDIAQVVRWKTTASSTDAPSVRYAASFAGYGFYGDVIRESEKYRWMGPKRYDYAGTKVFLKHKSYEAEIAYLDVQTETADTTSKKDLLDTGIQQLWRSWIPSKKTKREICRMNCQICNESPETNHMPARNPTATQEMNHGHSGWLRCKGRFLSIGGAVISCRNERAPDGLVANAHLADGFLDLILIKDCPHAFYLWHLTQLARKGGKPLNFEFVEHFKTPAFVFTSIGEESIWNLDGELLQAHQLSAQIFRGLITIFATGPDI; encoded by the exons ATGGAGATAAATGGAGATGGGTATGGAGAAATAAGTGCATTTGATCCCGAAATGAAGATGGATGTGAATGGAGGAGATGAATTGGGTTTAAGTCCGAATTTATTTTTGGATAATGTAGGGGAAGTTATTCTTACAATCAATTCAGATGAGTTGTCTTGGAAATCACCAGCATCAACAGATAATAAT CTTAATACAAAAGCTGAAACTGAACTTAAAATATCAGATATATATGCTGTTGAGTTCAAGAACTGGGGTTTGATTCATCAATCAGTTATTTCAAGTGCAGGAGCAGCTCTTTTAGTGCGCGAGCATGGTGTTGAG ATGTACCGCTTCGCAGTTCATGGGTTTAAAAGGTCTAGTACCAAACGTTCTCTTTGGGTCCTAGCTACATACACCTTTGGCAATGCAGATTTGCCGACATGCCAAAAATGGGTGGATAAAATTAATTCTTTCATAAATAAGGAAGTCGGGAGGCCTAAGAGACTTTTG GTTTTTGTTCACCCGTTAAGCGGGAAAGGAAATGGTTGCATGACTTGGGGAACTGTGTCTCCTATATTTTCTCGTGCCAAAGTAAAAACGAAG GTAATTGTGACAGAGAGGGCTGGTCATGCTTTTGACGTGATGACATCTTTGTCAAGTAAGGAACTTAATTCCTACGatggtgttgttgctgtt GGTGGTGATGGTTTCTTCAACGAAATCCTAAATGGTCTTCTGTCGTCAAGGCACAAGGCTCCTTACCCACCTTCACCAGCTGAGGTTATTGATTCTGCTAAGAGCAGTGGAAGTATATCCCATCCAACTGAAACAACATCTGAGATTTCTCAAGAATACAAAGAACAAGATCCACTTCTTTCGAGTGAAGCGCCTACTAGAACAG GATCTGGTTGTGACTCATGCACCACAG GTGAAAGCGCGCCATTTCCTCTTCCGAATGAACGGTTTAGATTTGGAATTCCTTCCGGATCAACTGATGCAATAGTGATATG TACAACTGGAGCTCGAGATCCTATAACATCTGCTCTGCAAATTATTTTGGGTAAAAGTGTACGTCTTGATATAGCACAAGTTGTCAGATGGAAAACAACAGCATCCTCAACAGATGCACCTTCTGTGCGTTACGCGGCTTCTTTTGCTGG GTATGGTTTTTATGGAGATGTCATAAGGGAGAGTGAAAAATATCGCTGGATGGGTCCCAAACGCTATGATTATGCTGGAACAAAGGTGTTTTTAAAACATAA GTCATATGAAGCAGAAATAGCTTATCTAGACGTCCAAACAGAAACGGCAGACACAACATCTAAGAAAGATCTCTTGGATACTGGCATTCAACAACTATGGCGTTCATGGATTCCATCAAAGAAAACGAAAAGAGAGATTTGTCGTATGAACTGCCAAATCTGTAATGAGTCCCCGGAAACCAATCATATGCCTGCTCGCAATCCAACTGCAACACAAGAAATGAACCATGGTCACTCTGGATGGTTGAGGTGTAAGGGACGTTTTCTTAGTATTGGCGGTGCAGTTATTTCCTGTCGCAATGAAAGAGCTCCTGATGGTTTAGTGGCTAATGCACACCTTGCCGATGGGTTTTTGGATCTCATACTAATTAAAGATTGTCCCCATGCTTTCTATTTATG GCACCTTACGCAACTAGCAAGGAAAGGTGGAAAACCCTTAAACTTTGAGTTTGTGGAACACTTCAAA ACGCCTGCTTTCGTATTTACTTCCATTGGGGAAGAAAGCATCTGGAATTTGGATGGGGAGCTATTACAAGCACACCAACT
- the LOC113302500 gene encoding ceramide kinase-like isoform X2, whose protein sequence is MEINGDGYGEISAFDPEMKMDVNGGDELGLSPNLFLDNVGEVILTINSDELSWKSPASTDNNDLNSSSCLGIKLNTKAETELKISDIYAVEFKNWGLIHQSVISSAGAALLVREHGVEMYRFAVHGFKRSSTKRSLWVLATYTFGNADLPTCQKWVDKINSFINKEVGRPKRLLVFVHPLSGKGNGCMTWGTVSPIFSRAKVKTKVIVTERAGHAFDVMTSLSSKELNSYDGVVAVGGDGFFNEILNGLLSSRHKAPYPPSPAEVIDSAKSSGSISHPTETTSEISQEYKEQDPLLSSEAPTRTGSGCDSCTTGESAPFPLPNERFRFGIPSGSTDAIVICTTGARDPITSALQIILGKSVRLDIAQVVRWKTTASSTDAPSVRYAASFAGYGFYGDVIRESEKYRWMGPKRYDYAGTKEKSYEAEIAYLDVQTETADTTSKKDLLDTGIQQLWRSWIPSKKTKREICRMNCQICNESPETNHMPARNPTATQEMNHGHSGWLRCKGRFLSIGGAVISCRNERAPDGLVANAHLADGFLDLILIKDCPHAFYLWHLTQLARKGGKPLNFEFVEHFKTPAFVFTSIGEESIWNLDGELLQAHQLSAQIFRGLITIFATGPDI, encoded by the exons ATGGAGATAAATGGAGATGGGTATGGAGAAATAAGTGCATTTGATCCCGAAATGAAGATGGATGTGAATGGAGGAGATGAATTGGGTTTAAGTCCGAATTTATTTTTGGATAATGTAGGGGAAGTTATTCTTACAATCAATTCAGATGAGTTGTCTTGGAAATCACCAGCATCAACAGATAATAAT GATCTGAATTCATCTTCTTGTTTGGGAATAAAGCTTAATACAAAAGCTGAAACTGAACTTAAAATATCAGATATATATGCTGTTGAGTTCAAGAACTGGGGTTTGATTCATCAATCAGTTATTTCAAGTGCAGGAGCAGCTCTTTTAGTGCGCGAGCATGGTGTTGAG ATGTACCGCTTCGCAGTTCATGGGTTTAAAAGGTCTAGTACCAAACGTTCTCTTTGGGTCCTAGCTACATACACCTTTGGCAATGCAGATTTGCCGACATGCCAAAAATGGGTGGATAAAATTAATTCTTTCATAAATAAGGAAGTCGGGAGGCCTAAGAGACTTTTG GTTTTTGTTCACCCGTTAAGCGGGAAAGGAAATGGTTGCATGACTTGGGGAACTGTGTCTCCTATATTTTCTCGTGCCAAAGTAAAAACGAAG GTAATTGTGACAGAGAGGGCTGGTCATGCTTTTGACGTGATGACATCTTTGTCAAGTAAGGAACTTAATTCCTACGatggtgttgttgctgtt GGTGGTGATGGTTTCTTCAACGAAATCCTAAATGGTCTTCTGTCGTCAAGGCACAAGGCTCCTTACCCACCTTCACCAGCTGAGGTTATTGATTCTGCTAAGAGCAGTGGAAGTATATCCCATCCAACTGAAACAACATCTGAGATTTCTCAAGAATACAAAGAACAAGATCCACTTCTTTCGAGTGAAGCGCCTACTAGAACAG GATCTGGTTGTGACTCATGCACCACAG GTGAAAGCGCGCCATTTCCTCTTCCGAATGAACGGTTTAGATTTGGAATTCCTTCCGGATCAACTGATGCAATAGTGATATG TACAACTGGAGCTCGAGATCCTATAACATCTGCTCTGCAAATTATTTTGGGTAAAAGTGTACGTCTTGATATAGCACAAGTTGTCAGATGGAAAACAACAGCATCCTCAACAGATGCACCTTCTGTGCGTTACGCGGCTTCTTTTGCTGG GTATGGTTTTTATGGAGATGTCATAAGGGAGAGTGAAAAATATCGCTGGATGGGTCCCAAACGCTATGATTATGCTGGAACAAAG GAAAA GTCATATGAAGCAGAAATAGCTTATCTAGACGTCCAAACAGAAACGGCAGACACAACATCTAAGAAAGATCTCTTGGATACTGGCATTCAACAACTATGGCGTTCATGGATTCCATCAAAGAAAACGAAAAGAGAGATTTGTCGTATGAACTGCCAAATCTGTAATGAGTCCCCGGAAACCAATCATATGCCTGCTCGCAATCCAACTGCAACACAAGAAATGAACCATGGTCACTCTGGATGGTTGAGGTGTAAGGGACGTTTTCTTAGTATTGGCGGTGCAGTTATTTCCTGTCGCAATGAAAGAGCTCCTGATGGTTTAGTGGCTAATGCACACCTTGCCGATGGGTTTTTGGATCTCATACTAATTAAAGATTGTCCCCATGCTTTCTATTTATG GCACCTTACGCAACTAGCAAGGAAAGGTGGAAAACCCTTAAACTTTGAGTTTGTGGAACACTTCAAA ACGCCTGCTTTCGTATTTACTTCCATTGGGGAAGAAAGCATCTGGAATTTGGATGGGGAGCTATTACAAGCACACCAACT
- the LOC113302500 gene encoding ceramide kinase-like isoform X1 — protein MEINGDGYGEISAFDPEMKMDVNGGDELGLSPNLFLDNVGEVILTINSDELSWKSPASTDNNDLNSSSCLGIKLNTKAETELKISDIYAVEFKNWGLIHQSVISSAGAALLVREHGVEMYRFAVHGFKRSSTKRSLWVLATYTFGNADLPTCQKWVDKINSFINKEVGRPKRLLVFVHPLSGKGNGCMTWGTVSPIFSRAKVKTKVIVTERAGHAFDVMTSLSSKELNSYDGVVAVGGDGFFNEILNGLLSSRHKAPYPPSPAEVIDSAKSSGSISHPTETTSEISQEYKEQDPLLSSEAPTRTGSGCDSCTTGESAPFPLPNERFRFGIPSGSTDAIVICTTGARDPITSALQIILGKSVRLDIAQVVRWKTTASSTDAPSVRYAASFAGYGFYGDVIRESEKYRWMGPKRYDYAGTKVFLKHKSYEAEIAYLDVQTETADTTSKKDLLDTGIQQLWRSWIPSKKTKREICRMNCQICNESPETNHMPARNPTATQEMNHGHSGWLRCKGRFLSIGGAVISCRNERAPDGLVANAHLADGFLDLILIKDCPHAFYLWHLTQLARKGGKPLNFEFVEHFKTPAFVFTSIGEESIWNLDGELLQAHQLSAQIFRGLITIFATGPDI, from the exons ATGGAGATAAATGGAGATGGGTATGGAGAAATAAGTGCATTTGATCCCGAAATGAAGATGGATGTGAATGGAGGAGATGAATTGGGTTTAAGTCCGAATTTATTTTTGGATAATGTAGGGGAAGTTATTCTTACAATCAATTCAGATGAGTTGTCTTGGAAATCACCAGCATCAACAGATAATAAT GATCTGAATTCATCTTCTTGTTTGGGAATAAAGCTTAATACAAAAGCTGAAACTGAACTTAAAATATCAGATATATATGCTGTTGAGTTCAAGAACTGGGGTTTGATTCATCAATCAGTTATTTCAAGTGCAGGAGCAGCTCTTTTAGTGCGCGAGCATGGTGTTGAG ATGTACCGCTTCGCAGTTCATGGGTTTAAAAGGTCTAGTACCAAACGTTCTCTTTGGGTCCTAGCTACATACACCTTTGGCAATGCAGATTTGCCGACATGCCAAAAATGGGTGGATAAAATTAATTCTTTCATAAATAAGGAAGTCGGGAGGCCTAAGAGACTTTTG GTTTTTGTTCACCCGTTAAGCGGGAAAGGAAATGGTTGCATGACTTGGGGAACTGTGTCTCCTATATTTTCTCGTGCCAAAGTAAAAACGAAG GTAATTGTGACAGAGAGGGCTGGTCATGCTTTTGACGTGATGACATCTTTGTCAAGTAAGGAACTTAATTCCTACGatggtgttgttgctgtt GGTGGTGATGGTTTCTTCAACGAAATCCTAAATGGTCTTCTGTCGTCAAGGCACAAGGCTCCTTACCCACCTTCACCAGCTGAGGTTATTGATTCTGCTAAGAGCAGTGGAAGTATATCCCATCCAACTGAAACAACATCTGAGATTTCTCAAGAATACAAAGAACAAGATCCACTTCTTTCGAGTGAAGCGCCTACTAGAACAG GATCTGGTTGTGACTCATGCACCACAG GTGAAAGCGCGCCATTTCCTCTTCCGAATGAACGGTTTAGATTTGGAATTCCTTCCGGATCAACTGATGCAATAGTGATATG TACAACTGGAGCTCGAGATCCTATAACATCTGCTCTGCAAATTATTTTGGGTAAAAGTGTACGTCTTGATATAGCACAAGTTGTCAGATGGAAAACAACAGCATCCTCAACAGATGCACCTTCTGTGCGTTACGCGGCTTCTTTTGCTGG GTATGGTTTTTATGGAGATGTCATAAGGGAGAGTGAAAAATATCGCTGGATGGGTCCCAAACGCTATGATTATGCTGGAACAAAGGTGTTTTTAAAACATAA GTCATATGAAGCAGAAATAGCTTATCTAGACGTCCAAACAGAAACGGCAGACACAACATCTAAGAAAGATCTCTTGGATACTGGCATTCAACAACTATGGCGTTCATGGATTCCATCAAAGAAAACGAAAAGAGAGATTTGTCGTATGAACTGCCAAATCTGTAATGAGTCCCCGGAAACCAATCATATGCCTGCTCGCAATCCAACTGCAACACAAGAAATGAACCATGGTCACTCTGGATGGTTGAGGTGTAAGGGACGTTTTCTTAGTATTGGCGGTGCAGTTATTTCCTGTCGCAATGAAAGAGCTCCTGATGGTTTAGTGGCTAATGCACACCTTGCCGATGGGTTTTTGGATCTCATACTAATTAAAGATTGTCCCCATGCTTTCTATTTATG GCACCTTACGCAACTAGCAAGGAAAGGTGGAAAACCCTTAAACTTTGAGTTTGTGGAACACTTCAAA ACGCCTGCTTTCGTATTTACTTCCATTGGGGAAGAAAGCATCTGGAATTTGGATGGGGAGCTATTACAAGCACACCAACT
- the LOC113302500 gene encoding ceramide kinase-like isoform X4, with protein MYRFAVHGFKRSSTKRSLWVLATYTFGNADLPTCQKWVDKINSFINKEVGRPKRLLVFVHPLSGKGNGCMTWGTVSPIFSRAKVKTKVIVTERAGHAFDVMTSLSSKELNSYDGVVAVGGDGFFNEILNGLLSSRHKAPYPPSPAEVIDSAKSSGSISHPTETTSEISQEYKEQDPLLSSEAPTRTGSGCDSCTTGESAPFPLPNERFRFGIPSGSTDAIVICTTGARDPITSALQIILGKSVRLDIAQVVRWKTTASSTDAPSVRYAASFAGYGFYGDVIRESEKYRWMGPKRYDYAGTKVFLKHKSYEAEIAYLDVQTETADTTSKKDLLDTGIQQLWRSWIPSKKTKREICRMNCQICNESPETNHMPARNPTATQEMNHGHSGWLRCKGRFLSIGGAVISCRNERAPDGLVANAHLADGFLDLILIKDCPHAFYLWHLTQLARKGGKPLNFEFVEHFKTPAFVFTSIGEESIWNLDGELLQAHQLSAQIFRGLITIFATGPDI; from the exons ATGTACCGCTTCGCAGTTCATGGGTTTAAAAGGTCTAGTACCAAACGTTCTCTTTGGGTCCTAGCTACATACACCTTTGGCAATGCAGATTTGCCGACATGCCAAAAATGGGTGGATAAAATTAATTCTTTCATAAATAAGGAAGTCGGGAGGCCTAAGAGACTTTTG GTTTTTGTTCACCCGTTAAGCGGGAAAGGAAATGGTTGCATGACTTGGGGAACTGTGTCTCCTATATTTTCTCGTGCCAAAGTAAAAACGAAG GTAATTGTGACAGAGAGGGCTGGTCATGCTTTTGACGTGATGACATCTTTGTCAAGTAAGGAACTTAATTCCTACGatggtgttgttgctgtt GGTGGTGATGGTTTCTTCAACGAAATCCTAAATGGTCTTCTGTCGTCAAGGCACAAGGCTCCTTACCCACCTTCACCAGCTGAGGTTATTGATTCTGCTAAGAGCAGTGGAAGTATATCCCATCCAACTGAAACAACATCTGAGATTTCTCAAGAATACAAAGAACAAGATCCACTTCTTTCGAGTGAAGCGCCTACTAGAACAG GATCTGGTTGTGACTCATGCACCACAG GTGAAAGCGCGCCATTTCCTCTTCCGAATGAACGGTTTAGATTTGGAATTCCTTCCGGATCAACTGATGCAATAGTGATATG TACAACTGGAGCTCGAGATCCTATAACATCTGCTCTGCAAATTATTTTGGGTAAAAGTGTACGTCTTGATATAGCACAAGTTGTCAGATGGAAAACAACAGCATCCTCAACAGATGCACCTTCTGTGCGTTACGCGGCTTCTTTTGCTGG GTATGGTTTTTATGGAGATGTCATAAGGGAGAGTGAAAAATATCGCTGGATGGGTCCCAAACGCTATGATTATGCTGGAACAAAGGTGTTTTTAAAACATAA GTCATATGAAGCAGAAATAGCTTATCTAGACGTCCAAACAGAAACGGCAGACACAACATCTAAGAAAGATCTCTTGGATACTGGCATTCAACAACTATGGCGTTCATGGATTCCATCAAAGAAAACGAAAAGAGAGATTTGTCGTATGAACTGCCAAATCTGTAATGAGTCCCCGGAAACCAATCATATGCCTGCTCGCAATCCAACTGCAACACAAGAAATGAACCATGGTCACTCTGGATGGTTGAGGTGTAAGGGACGTTTTCTTAGTATTGGCGGTGCAGTTATTTCCTGTCGCAATGAAAGAGCTCCTGATGGTTTAGTGGCTAATGCACACCTTGCCGATGGGTTTTTGGATCTCATACTAATTAAAGATTGTCCCCATGCTTTCTATTTATG GCACCTTACGCAACTAGCAAGGAAAGGTGGAAAACCCTTAAACTTTGAGTTTGTGGAACACTTCAAA ACGCCTGCTTTCGTATTTACTTCCATTGGGGAAGAAAGCATCTGGAATTTGGATGGGGAGCTATTACAAGCACACCAACT